GTCCTGTGGCGGGGGAGGGGAGGTGAGACCCGCGGGTGGGGCGGTGACACCGCCTGCCACCCACGGACGGACTCACGACCGCGGTTCCCGCGCGGCTCCAGCCGAGGGCACAGCGGTGAACAGTCGCGGTGCTCGCGAACCGTTCCGCTCGAAGGCCTCGGTTATCTCCCGCTCGGTGCGCTCCCGCTCGTGGGAGGGCACCAGGGCTATGGCTGACCCGCCGAAACCGCCCCCGGTCATCCGCGCCCCGAGAGCGCCCGCGCGCAGAGCGGTCTCGACCGCGAGGTCGAGCTCGGGGCAGGAGACGCGGTAATCGTCGCGCAGGCTCGCGTGCGAGGCGGTCAGCAGTTCTCCCACCTCGGTCAACGCGCCGCTCCGCAGCCGTTCCAGCGTCCTGAGCACCCTGTCGTTCTCGGTGACCACGTGCCGCACCAGTGGACGCAACCGTTCCGGAAGCGCGTCCAGCGCACCGTCCAGCCCGGCCGCGGTGATGTCGCGCAGCGCCGAAACGCCGAGCAGCGCGCAGGCCTCCTCGCAACCGTTCCTGCGATCCCCGTAGCCGGATTCGCTGTGCGAGTGGTTCACCCGGGTGTCGATCACCAGGATCTCGAGCCCGCTGCCCGCCGCGTCGAAGGGAACCTGCTCGGTCTCCCCGGAGCGGACGTCGAAGAAGAGCGCGTGCGCGGCACGGCAGCGCAGCGAGGCCGTCTGGTCGAGCAGACCTGTCGGTGCCCCGACGAAGTCGTTCTCGGCCCGGCACGTCCAGTGCGCCACCTCGGAGAGCTCGGGCCCGTCCGGACCGTCGGCGGGCCGGTCCGCGGTGTCCAGCAGCGCCAGGGCGGTGGCGCACTCCAGGGCCGCCGAGGAGGAGAGGCCGGCCCCGGTCGGGACGTCACCCGCGATGACGAGATCGGCCCCGGGCAGCTGGATCCCGGCCTTCCGCAGCACCCAGGTGACCCCGGCCGGGTAGCTCGCCCATCCCGGGAGCGCACCGGGGGTGAGCTCGTCGATCGACACGGTGCCGCCCCGCTGGGGGGATCCGTCCGCGTCCAGACTGGTCACCGACAGCTTTCCGTCCGTGCGCCGTCGCGCCGCCACCGCGGTGCGGTGCGGCAGCGCGAACGGGAAGACGTACCCGTCGTTGTAGTCGGTGTGCTCGCCGATGAGGTTGACCCGACCAGGGGCCGACCACACCGATTCCGGCTCCGTACGATGCTCCGCCACGAACGTTTCCGTGGCACGTTCCGCCGCCCCGCTCATCGTGGCCTGACCAGTACCGCGTGCGCGATCGACGGGGGAAGTTGCGTGGTCCCCGAGGCGCCGTGGACGTCGATGGGCTTGTTGCCGCCCACCACGGAAACGATCTCGATGTTTCCATCCGGGACCACCCCGGCGGTCTTCAGCGAGTTCATCAGCTCGGGGTCCAGCTGCACGTGCTCGGCTATCCGGCACACGAGAGCGCGGCCACCGCCGTTGCGCGCGATCTCGTCCACGCGCTGCAGCTCGTTGTCCACGGTCGGTGCGGCCTCCTCGATCCCGAGGTCGTCGAGCCCGGGGATGGGATTGCCGTAGGGCGAGGTCTCCGGGCCGCCGAGCAGGTTGATGAGCTTGTGCTCCACCGCTTCGCTCATCACGTGCTCCCAGCGACAAGCCTCGCTGTGCACGTGCTCCCACTCGAGCCCGATGACGTCGACGAGAAGCCGTTCGGCCAGGCGGTGCTTGCGCATGACTCCGATCGCGCGGGCACGACCGGACTTGGTCAGTTCCAGGTGCCGATCCTCGGCGACGGCCAGCAGGCCGTCCCGCTCCATGCGAGCCACCGTTTGACTGACGGTCGGCCCGCTCTGCTCCAGCCGCTCCGCGATGCGGGCTCTGAGCGGCACGAGTCCTTCTTCCTCAAGCTCGTAGATGGTCTTGAGGTACATCTCGGTGGTATCGATGAGATCGTTCACGCCAGCTCCCCATTCGGTCCAGCACCAATGCTAGCCGTAACGGGCGACGTCGAAGCCCGCCCGGTCGACGTCTCGAGGGGACCGCCCGTTCGGCAGTCGCACCGAGAACAACGGGGCGGTCGTGCCGCCCCATTCCCTGGCAGCATGTGAGTTTCGACCTCGACCGATCGGAGGCGATGATGACTCCGCTGATCAGCCCGTCCGAGCTGCGTTCCCTGCTGGAGGGGGAACCGGCTCCCGCGCTGCTGGACGTTCGCTGGAACCTGATGGGGCCACCGGGGCGCCAGGAGTACGACCGAGCGCACCTTCCGGGGGCGGTCTTCGTGGACCTGGAGACTGAGCTGGCCGCCCCCGCGGGGCCCGGTGGGCGACATCCCCTGCCGGAGGCTGAGCAGTTGCAGCGCGCGTTCCGGGACGCCGGGGTGGACTCCGAGCGGCCGGTGGTCGTCTACGACGCGGGGGACGGTTCGGTGGCGGCGCGCGGTTGGTGGTTGCTGCGCTGGGCCGGGCACGCACGCGTGTTCGTGCTGGACGGAGGTTTCGCGGCCTGGGTCGAGGAAGGGGGAGCGACCACGACGCGGGTTCCGCACCCCGAACCGGGTGACTTCGTGGTCCGCCCGGGAGGAATGCCCACCGCAGATGCGGACGCCGCGGCGCGGTTGGCGCGCACCGGGGTGCTGCTGGACGCGCGTGCGGGCGAGCGCTACCGCGGCGAGCGCGAGCCCGTGGATCCCCGTGCCGGGCACATTCCCGGCGCGGTCAACGCTCCAGCTGCCGAGCACGTCACCGCGGACGGTCGGTGGCGGGCTCCGGAGGAGCTGGCGGATCGTTTCGCGGGGCTCGGCGTTTCGGGAACGGACGAAGTGGGGGCCTACTGCGGGTCCGGGGTCAACGCCTGCTCCGTGGTGCTCGCGCTGGAGCAGGCCGGACTGCGCTCCCCGGAGGCCCCTGCCGTGCTCTACCCCGGATCGTGGTCGGAGTGGGCCGGTGATCCGCGGCAGGAGGCGGCGGTCGGCCCCGAAGCGGGGTGACGGAGCTCGTTGCCCGATGTCGGGGGCACCCGCCGAGTACCCCCGACCGAGGTTCCCCACGCAGCCACCTACGCCAAGCCAGTCCCCGGAAAAACCTCCACCCCAACGCAGGCGCTTCGAGCCTGCGCGGCCCGACCGGCCGCGGGTTCTCAGTCGAGTGCCCGGCGAGGACGGCCCGACGTGGCGTAGTGGCTACTCGATGTCGGGCACCCGGAGCCGGGCGCCGACTGAGGTTCCGCCAAGTGACCCACTGAGCAAACCGAGCTGCCGAACGTGCTCGAGGGGTGTGGCGTTCGCCTCGTTGAGGGTAGCTTCACCCCATGGGCAACGAGTGCGCCGTTATCTGGGACGAGTCACTGCTCGCGTACGACCTGGGTGGGGACCATCCGCTGCATCCCGTCCGCCTGGATCTGACCATGAGGCTGGCGCGCTCGCTGGGTGTGTTGGACGGTGTCGATCCAGTGTCCCCCGAGCCGGCGACCGAGGAGGACCTCGCGCGGATCCACACCCGTGACTACCTGGAGGCCGTGCGCGCGGCCCCGGCGGCCGCAGGGGACGTGGGCCACGGGCTGGGCACGGCCGACAACCCGGTCTTCGACCGGATGCACGAGTCCGCCTCGCTCGTGGCCGGTGGTTCCATCGCGGCAGCCGAGCGGATCCTGTCGGGCGGCGCGAACCGCGCCGTGAACCTCTCCGGCGGGCTGCACCACGCGATGGCGGACAACGCTTCCGGGTTCTGCGTGTACAACGACTGCGCCGTGGCCGTGGCCTGGCTGCTGGCCAACGGGGTCGACCGGATCGCCTATCTGGACGTCGACGTGCACCACGGGGACGGGGTGCAGGCGGCTTTCTACGACGACCCCCGCGTGATGACGATCTCGCTGCACCAGCATCCGTTCACCCTGTGGCCGGGAACCGGGTTCCCGAACGAGGTGGGGGCGGAGAACGCCCAGGGCAGTGCGGTGAACCTGGCACTGCCTCCCGGTACGGACGACGCAGGCTGGCTGCGTGCCCTGTGGGCGGTGGTTCCCTCGGTGCTGGAGTCCTTCGCGCCCCAGGTGCTGGTCACCCAGTGCGGGGCCGATCCGCACCGGGAGGATCCGCTGGCCGACCTGAGGATGTCGGTGGACGGGCAGCGGGCCCTGTACGGCGCGCTGCGCGATCTCGCCGATCGCCACGCGGGTGGGAAGTGGCTGGCGCTCGGAGGGGGCGGGTACGCCTTGCACCGCGTGGTTCCGCGGGCGTGGACCCACCTGCTGGCCACCATGCTGGACAGGGACGTGGATCCCGCGCGGCTCGTGCCCGCCGAGTGGACCGCCCACGCCACCACGCTGGCCTCGGACGTGGCCCTGCCGACCACGATGACCGACGGGGGCGATCCGAGGTTCACCCCGTGGGACGGAGTGACCGAGCTGTCGGTCGACGCGGCGATCAGGGACACCCGCCACGCCGTTTTCCCGCTGCACGGTTTGGATCCGGCCGACAGCCGTGATTGAGTCCGGCCGCGACGGTGGTGGGGTGCTCCGGGGCGGGATCCGGTGGTTGTCCGGCGACTGATGAGGCAGCGTTCTTCCCGGGAAAACACCGAGCAGGTTCGGCGATCACGCGCTGAGAGGGCCGTTATGGGCGATTCTTCCGAATTCGAGCGAGGAGACGCGGAGGGGAGTGCCTACCCGCGGAACTGGGAGGCCGATGTGGTCCTCTCCGACGGCGGAACGGTTCACCTGCGGCCGATCGTCCCGGAGGACGCCGACCAGCTCGTCGCGTTCCACGGCAGGCTCAGCGATCGCACCCGCTACTACCGCTACTTCTCCCCCTACCCCCGAATGCCGCAGCGCGATGTCGAGCGCTTCAGCCACGTCGACTACGTCAACCGGGTGGCCCTCGTCGCCCTGCTCGGCGAGAACATCGTGGCCGTGGGCAGGTTCGACCGGCTCGGCGAGGAGGACTCGGCCGAGGTCGCCTTCGTGGTGCAGGACGGTCACCAGGGCAGGGGGCTCGGATCCATCCTGCTCGAGCACCTGGCCGCGGCCGCCAGGGAGTGCGGGCTGCGGAAGTTCGTCGCCGAGGTGCTGGCGGAGAACTCCCAAATGGTCCGCGTCTTCCGCGACGCCGGTTACCAGGTGAAGCGAGCGATGGAGGAGGGGCTCGTCCGCCTGGAGTTCCCGCTCGACCCGACGGAGGAGTCGTTGGCCGTGTCCAGGGCGCGCGAGCAGGCGGCCGAGGCACGCAGCGTGCACAACCTGCTGCACCCGCGTTCGGTGGCGGTGATCGGCGCTTCCGCGGACCCGGGCAAGATCGGTCACACGGTGCTGGCGAACCTGCTGGGGGCCGACTCGGCCGCGCCGATCTATCCGGTCAATCCGGAGCACAGGGCCGTCCGCGGGGTGCGTTCCTACTCCTCGGTGCTGGACATCCCCGACGACGTCGACCTGGCAGTGGTGGCCATCCCGGCAAGCGGCATTGCCGAAGCCCTGGACGCCTGCCTGACCAAGGGGGTGAAGGCGCTGCTGATCGTCAGCTCCGGCTTCAGCGAAGCGGGGCCGAGCGGGCGCGAGGCGGAGCGCCGGATGGTGCACGAGGCCCGGGTGCACGGCATGCGCGTGGTGGGGCCGAACGCGCTCGGAGTGGTCAACACCGATCCGGCGCAGCGGTTGAACGCCAGCCTGGCCCCGCAGCTGCCGGACCGGGGGCGCACCGGCTTCTTCTGCCAGTCCGGAGCGCTGGGGGTGGCGATCCTCGCCGCGGCCACCGAGCGCGGTCTGGGGCTGTCCACCTTCGTCTCGGCGGGCAACCGGGCCGATGTGTCCGGCAACGACCTGCTGCAGTACTGGCAGACGGATCCGACCACCGACGTGGTGCTGCTGTACCTGGAGTCCTTCGGCAACCCGCGCAAGTTCGCCAGGCTCGCCCGCAGGCTCGGACGCAGCAAACCGATCGTGGCCGTCAAGTCGGGGCGCAACGCGGTGCGGGCCGGGCTGGCGGCCACTTCGGTACGGATCGACGAGACCAGCGTGCAGGCGCTGTTCGACCAGGCCGGTGTCATCCGGGTCGA
The sequence above is a segment of the Actinopolyspora saharensis genome. Coding sequences within it:
- the galK gene encoding galactokinase, giving the protein MSGAAERATETFVAEHRTEPESVWSAPGRVNLIGEHTDYNDGYVFPFALPHRTAVAARRRTDGKLSVTSLDADGSPQRGGTVSIDELTPGALPGWASYPAGVTWVLRKAGIQLPGADLVIAGDVPTGAGLSSSAALECATALALLDTADRPADGPDGPELSEVAHWTCRAENDFVGAPTGLLDQTASLRCRAAHALFFDVRSGETEQVPFDAAGSGLEILVIDTRVNHSHSESGYGDRRNGCEEACALLGVSALRDITAAGLDGALDALPERLRPLVRHVVTENDRVLRTLERLRSGALTEVGELLTASHASLRDDYRVSCPELDLAVETALRAGALGARMTGGGFGGSAIALVPSHERERTEREITEAFERNGSRAPRLFTAVPSAGAAREPRS
- a CDS encoding metal-dependent transcriptional regulator gives rise to the protein MNDLIDTTEMYLKTIYELEEEGLVPLRARIAERLEQSGPTVSQTVARMERDGLLAVAEDRHLELTKSGRARAIGVMRKHRLAERLLVDVIGLEWEHVHSEACRWEHVMSEAVEHKLINLLGGPETSPYGNPIPGLDDLGIEEAAPTVDNELQRVDEIARNGGGRALVCRIAEHVQLDPELMNSLKTAGVVPDGNIEIVSVVGGNKPIDVHGASGTTQLPPSIAHAVLVRPR
- a CDS encoding sulfurtransferase, translated to MTPLISPSELRSLLEGEPAPALLDVRWNLMGPPGRQEYDRAHLPGAVFVDLETELAAPAGPGGRHPLPEAEQLQRAFRDAGVDSERPVVVYDAGDGSVAARGWWLLRWAGHARVFVLDGGFAAWVEEGGATTTRVPHPEPGDFVVRPGGMPTADADAAARLARTGVLLDARAGERYRGEREPVDPRAGHIPGAVNAPAAEHVTADGRWRAPEELADRFAGLGVSGTDEVGAYCGSGVNACSVVLALEQAGLRSPEAPAVLYPGSWSEWAGDPRQEAAVGPEAG
- a CDS encoding acetoin utilization protein AcuC, translating into MGNECAVIWDESLLAYDLGGDHPLHPVRLDLTMRLARSLGVLDGVDPVSPEPATEEDLARIHTRDYLEAVRAAPAAAGDVGHGLGTADNPVFDRMHESASLVAGGSIAAAERILSGGANRAVNLSGGLHHAMADNASGFCVYNDCAVAVAWLLANGVDRIAYLDVDVHHGDGVQAAFYDDPRVMTISLHQHPFTLWPGTGFPNEVGAENAQGSAVNLALPPGTDDAGWLRALWAVVPSVLESFAPQVLVTQCGADPHREDPLADLRMSVDGQRALYGALRDLADRHAGGKWLALGGGGYALHRVVPRAWTHLLATMLDRDVDPARLVPAEWTAHATTLASDVALPTTMTDGGDPRFTPWDGVTELSVDAAIRDTRHAVFPLHGLDPADSRD
- a CDS encoding bifunctional GNAT family N-acetyltransferase/acetate--CoA ligase family protein, which translates into the protein MGDSSEFERGDAEGSAYPRNWEADVVLSDGGTVHLRPIVPEDADQLVAFHGRLSDRTRYYRYFSPYPRMPQRDVERFSHVDYVNRVALVALLGENIVAVGRFDRLGEEDSAEVAFVVQDGHQGRGLGSILLEHLAAAARECGLRKFVAEVLAENSQMVRVFRDAGYQVKRAMEEGLVRLEFPLDPTEESLAVSRAREQAAEARSVHNLLHPRSVAVIGASADPGKIGHTVLANLLGADSAAPIYPVNPEHRAVRGVRSYSSVLDIPDDVDLAVVAIPASGIAEALDACLTKGVKALLIVSSGFSEAGPSGREAERRMVHEARVHGMRVVGPNALGVVNTDPAQRLNASLAPQLPDRGRTGFFCQSGALGVAILAAATERGLGLSTFVSAGNRADVSGNDLLQYWQTDPTTDVVLLYLESFGNPRKFARLARRLGRSKPIVAVKSGRNAVRAGLAATSVRIDETSVQALFDQAGVIRVESVAQMFDAALLLAHQPLPRGDRVAIVGNSSALGMLAADAAMEQGMRPVLDPVDVGASAGPEEFAAAVRSAAENEEVDALVTVFAPPVAVPGAAYARQLREALQEADTPHSKPVVSTFLAAEGVPDELAVTGEDGTPGHGSIPSYPTPERAVLALGRAVRYANWRAAPQGEFVRPEGVDSERARELVEQWIERGVERLSDADTVRLLECYGIEVSPFRLVTDVDAAASAAEEVGFPVVLKSASEQLRHRTDLAGVRLDLGTVDAVRTAYSDLSELAGSGELYVQRMAPKGTSCVIRLMDDPSFGTLVSFGLAGLANDLLGDRAYRAVPLTDTDVSDLIRAPRAAPMLTGYRGAPPADMAAMEDLVLRVASLADDLPEVRELVLEPVLATPSGAHVAGAALGLGRTPDSPDSGPRRLR